A portion of the Halopelagius inordinatus genome contains these proteins:
- a CDS encoding ABC transporter ATP-binding protein: MATLEIKNLHARVAEEDGEQILRGVDLEVKSGEIHALMGPNGSGKSTTAKIIAGHPAYEVTEGEILLHLSEDEFGDDFDIPEDKQTWSLLELEPNERAALGIFLGFQYPAEIEGVTMTNFLRTALNAKIEEREELFEDDEEAETDDDEEESGYETSPMEGPADEGDVGVAEFQQILKEKMELLDMDEKFMQRYLNAGFSGGEKKQNEVLQAAILEPSLAVLDEIDSGLDIDRLQDVSKGINALRDEQGTGILQITHYQRILDYVEPDHVHIMLDGEIAKSGGADLAEQLEDEGYDWVREEVYGTA; this comes from the coding sequence ATGGCAACACTGGAAATCAAGAACCTCCACGCGCGAGTCGCGGAGGAGGACGGTGAGCAGATCCTTCGTGGCGTCGACTTGGAAGTCAAATCGGGCGAGATTCACGCTCTCATGGGCCCCAACGGGTCCGGGAAGTCGACCACCGCGAAGATCATCGCGGGACACCCCGCCTACGAGGTGACGGAGGGTGAGATTCTTCTCCATCTGAGCGAAGACGAGTTCGGCGACGACTTCGACATCCCCGAGGACAAACAGACGTGGAGTCTCCTCGAACTGGAACCGAACGAGCGCGCGGCGCTCGGTATCTTCCTCGGCTTCCAGTACCCCGCCGAAATCGAGGGCGTCACGATGACGAACTTCCTCCGAACGGCCCTCAACGCGAAGATAGAGGAGCGCGAAGAACTGTTCGAAGACGACGAGGAAGCCGAGACCGACGACGACGAAGAAGAGTCCGGCTACGAGACGTCGCCGATGGAAGGCCCCGCGGACGAGGGCGACGTCGGCGTCGCCGAGTTCCAGCAGATCCTCAAAGAGAAGATGGAACTGCTCGACATGGACGAGAAGTTCATGCAGCGGTACCTCAACGCCGGTTTCTCCGGCGGCGAGAAAAAGCAGAACGAAGTGCTTCAGGCCGCCATCCTCGAACCGTCGCTCGCGGTTCTCGACGAGATCGACTCCGGTCTCGACATCGACCGCCTGCAGGACGTCTCGAAGGGAATCAACGCCCTCCGCGACGAGCAGGGGACCGGCATCCTTCAGATCACCCACTATCAGCGTATCCTCGACTACGTCGAACCCGACCACGTCCACATCATGCTGGACGGCGAAATCGCGAAATCCGGCGGTGCTGACCTCGCAGAGCAGCTCGAAGACGAGGGGTACGACTGGGTCCGCGAAGAAGTGTACGGGACAGCCTGA
- the rad50 gene encoding DNA double-strand break repair ATPase Rad50, whose protein sequence is MRFDRIRLRNFKPYADTDLDLSDGVTVIHGLNGSGKSSLLEACFFALYGARALDETLGDVMTTGEDETEIELWFTHEGEEYHIERRLRRSGDRVQTATCTLEGPDVTADGARDVRAHVKSLLRMDAEAFVNCAYVRQGEVNKLINATPGQRQDMIDDLLQLGKLEEYRERAGQARLGIEDVLGEKRGALSKLDSQIEAKEEAGLHDRLNALETELTEVESDIERFEENRERARETHEENDRILSEYEERREKLDALESDISDLRESIASDERKRDELREEVRDARDRIETLDSNLDEKRDAAGLDAADEETVAARREEVRAREDEVREELTETRKRETMLSNQAEKLSERADELRERAAEKRARAEELDAEAETAESDLEERKSNLADLESELDDLTDRFEDAPVSVGDAADHRESVRAELDSVRDDVAEASAELEAVRDRLADAEELRDAGKCPECGQPVEDSPHVDSVGEFEARIEELTETLGDLRERRETLQARVEAAERLVETENRIEELRRNRSLFEERIDDAREKAESKRTEATSNRERAEELDAEAEEKREAAETQADAAAEVESEVSDLESELEGLDGERTRLDAVEELRDERSDAEDRIDRLQERRDDIADRNDERREFLAEKRDRRSELADQVDEKRVEEAREKRENAAEYLEKVEVKLEELRETRDGLQNDVGGVKGELKQLEELREDREELATRVDALESVHEETEELEAMYGDLRAELRRRNVESLERMLNETFDLVYGNDAYSRIRLDGEYELTVFQKDGTALDPEQLSGGERALFNLSLRCAIYRLLAEGIEGAAPMPPLILDEPTVFLDSGHVSRLVDLVDEMRGLGVRQIIIVSHDDELVGAADELVTVEKNPTTNRSSVRHEDAADLAAAASLSGD, encoded by the coding sequence ATGCGGTTCGACCGAATCAGACTGCGGAACTTCAAACCGTACGCCGATACCGACCTCGACCTCTCGGACGGCGTGACGGTCATCCACGGGTTGAACGGGAGCGGAAAGTCCTCGCTGTTGGAAGCGTGTTTCTTCGCGCTCTACGGCGCGCGCGCCCTCGACGAGACGCTCGGCGACGTGATGACGACGGGCGAAGACGAGACTGAGATAGAACTGTGGTTCACCCACGAGGGCGAGGAGTACCACATCGAACGCCGCCTGCGTCGGTCCGGCGACCGGGTGCAGACGGCCACTTGCACTCTCGAAGGCCCGGACGTCACCGCCGACGGCGCACGAGACGTGCGCGCGCACGTCAAGTCACTCCTCCGGATGGACGCGGAGGCGTTCGTCAACTGCGCGTACGTTCGGCAGGGCGAGGTGAACAAACTCATCAACGCGACGCCGGGGCAGAGACAGGACATGATAGACGACCTGCTCCAACTCGGCAAACTGGAGGAGTACCGCGAACGCGCCGGACAGGCGCGTCTCGGCATCGAGGACGTCCTCGGCGAGAAACGCGGTGCGCTGTCGAAACTCGACTCTCAGATAGAGGCGAAAGAGGAGGCGGGCCTCCACGACCGACTGAACGCGTTGGAGACGGAACTCACGGAGGTCGAATCCGACATCGAACGCTTCGAGGAGAACCGCGAACGCGCCCGAGAGACCCACGAGGAGAACGACCGAATCCTCTCGGAGTACGAGGAGAGACGCGAGAAACTCGACGCTCTCGAATCGGACATCTCGGACCTCAGAGAATCTATCGCCTCGGACGAACGGAAACGCGACGAGTTGCGCGAGGAGGTGCGAGACGCCCGCGACAGAATCGAGACGCTCGATTCGAATCTCGACGAGAAGCGCGACGCCGCGGGCCTCGACGCCGCAGACGAAGAGACGGTCGCCGCCCGCCGCGAGGAGGTTCGCGCGCGCGAAGACGAGGTACGCGAGGAGTTGACCGAGACGCGAAAACGCGAGACGATGCTGTCGAATCAGGCGGAGAAACTCTCCGAACGCGCCGACGAACTCCGAGAACGCGCGGCGGAGAAACGGGCGCGGGCCGAGGAACTCGACGCCGAGGCGGAGACGGCAGAGTCCGACCTCGAAGAGCGGAAATCGAACCTCGCGGACCTCGAATCCGAACTCGACGACCTGACGGACCGCTTCGAGGACGCCCCCGTCTCGGTCGGCGACGCGGCGGACCACAGAGAGTCGGTTCGGGCGGAACTCGACTCGGTGCGCGACGACGTCGCGGAGGCGTCGGCGGAACTGGAGGCCGTCCGCGACCGACTCGCGGACGCAGAGGAACTGCGAGACGCCGGCAAGTGCCCCGAGTGCGGACAACCCGTGGAGGACTCGCCGCACGTCGATTCGGTCGGCGAGTTCGAGGCGCGAATCGAGGAGTTGACAGAGACACTCGGCGACCTGCGCGAACGCAGAGAGACGCTTCAGGCGCGGGTCGAGGCGGCCGAACGCCTCGTCGAGACGGAGAACCGAATCGAGGAACTCCGCCGCAACCGGAGCCTCTTCGAAGAGCGTATCGACGACGCGCGAGAGAAAGCCGAATCCAAGCGAACGGAGGCGACGTCGAACCGCGAACGCGCCGAGGAACTCGACGCCGAGGCCGAAGAGAAACGCGAGGCGGCCGAGACCCAAGCCGACGCCGCCGCGGAGGTCGAATCGGAGGTGTCGGACCTCGAATCCGAACTCGAAGGCCTCGACGGAGAGCGAACCCGACTCGACGCCGTCGAGGAACTCCGAGACGAGCGTTCGGACGCCGAAGACAGAATCGACCGCCTGCAGGAACGACGCGACGACATCGCGGACCGAAACGACGAACGGCGCGAGTTCCTCGCCGAGAAGCGAGACCGGCGGAGCGAACTCGCGGACCAGGTGGACGAAAAGCGGGTCGAAGAGGCGAGAGAGAAACGCGAGAACGCCGCCGAGTATCTGGAGAAAGTCGAGGTCAAACTGGAAGAACTCCGCGAGACGCGCGACGGTCTGCAGAACGACGTGGGCGGGGTCAAAGGCGAACTGAAGCAGTTAGAGGAACTGCGCGAGGACCGCGAGGAACTCGCGACGCGGGTGGACGCTCTCGAATCGGTCCACGAGGAGACAGAGGAGTTAGAGGCGATGTATGGCGACTTGCGGGCCGAACTCCGCCGTCGGAACGTCGAGAGCCTCGAACGCATGCTGAACGAGACGTTCGACCTCGTCTACGGCAACGACGCCTACTCGCGCATCCGCCTCGACGGCGAGTACGAACTCACCGTCTTCCAGAAGGACGGCACCGCACTCGACCCCGAGCAACTCTCGGGCGGCGAACGTGCCCTGTTCAACCTCTCGTTGCGGTGCGCCATCTACCGACTCCTCGCGGAGGGCATCGAGGGTGCCGCGCCGATGCCGCCGCTCATCCTCGACGAACCGACCGTCTTCCTGGATTCGGGCCACGTCTCGCGTCTCGTGGACCTCGTAGACGAGATGCGCGGACTCGGCGTCCGCCAGATAATCATCGTCAGCCACGACGACGAACTCGTCGGGGCCGCGGACGAACTCGTCACGGTGGAGAAAAATCCGACGACCAACCGGTCGTCCGTCCGCCACGAGGACGCCGCCGACCTGGCGGCCGCCGCGTCACTCTCAGGCGACTGA
- a CDS encoding MarR family transcriptional regulator — protein sequence MSTTEAVAADEGTTDRWNPIREMPPSAKLVAKVLDYNDTMTQSQIAEETLLPPRTVRYALSRLEDADAVDSRFSFSDARKRLYTLNI from the coding sequence ATGAGCACCACCGAGGCAGTCGCCGCAGACGAAGGGACCACGGACCGATGGAACCCGATACGGGAGATGCCCCCGAGTGCGAAACTGGTGGCGAAGGTTCTCGACTACAACGACACGATGACGCAGAGTCAAATCGCCGAGGAGACGCTCTTGCCGCCGCGGACTGTCCGATACGCCCTCTCTCGACTGGAGGACGCCGACGCCGTCGACTCGCGGTTCTCTTTCTCCGATGCGCGCAAGCGGCTCTACACGCTGAACATTTAA
- a CDS encoding DUF7331 family protein translates to MADHADSERTNRSQAAASRPSETNGLDGVESYEVDEGVVFYDPQNPLAWVETSQTFELKDCL, encoded by the coding sequence ATGGCCGACCACGCAGATTCCGAGCGGACGAATCGGTCGCAGGCCGCCGCGTCGCGGCCCAGCGAGACGAACGGACTCGACGGCGTCGAGTCCTACGAGGTGGACGAGGGGGTCGTCTTCTACGACCCGCAGAATCCGCTCGCGTGGGTCGAAACGTCGCAGACGTTCGAACTGAAGGACTGTCTCTGA
- the mre11 gene encoding DNA double-strand break repair protein Mre11 — protein sequence MTRVIHTGDTHIGYKQYHSPERRRDFLDAFEQVVDHAVEDGVDAVVHAGDLFHDRRPELRDLLGTLSALRRLDEADVPFLAVVGNHESTRGGQWLDLFESLGLAERLGREPRVVGDTAFYGLDHVPKSRRDDLTYDFDPSDAEHAALVAHGLFTPFAHANWETETFLSASNVAFDAVLLGDNHAPGTEEVNDAWVTYCGSTERASASEEPGRGYNIVSFDGEVDIRRKSLDTRPFRFVSVELKDGEGVERVREQVRQHDLTDAVVVVEVTGEGDPVTPASIEEFATDRGALIARVTDRRELETESSADVSFADPDDAVRERVSDLGLSTAALDVDETIRASKTPDSKVRQEVKTRVSALVDDGDLSAFRAAEADDAGPTANETDGGTTEATDAESTAEEGDAVADATTTPTADSANGSTAVTTEATAAEADENADPDGDTEDGPAPDAAPDAETNGQFTMEDF from the coding sequence ATGACACGGGTGATACACACCGGCGACACCCACATCGGGTACAAGCAGTACCACTCGCCGGAACGCCGCCGCGACTTCTTAGACGCCTTCGAGCAAGTGGTCGACCACGCCGTCGAAGACGGCGTAGACGCCGTCGTCCACGCGGGCGACCTGTTCCACGACAGGCGGCCCGAACTCCGCGACTTGCTCGGGACGCTCTCCGCACTCCGCCGTCTCGACGAGGCGGACGTCCCGTTTTTGGCCGTCGTCGGGAACCACGAGTCGACGCGGGGCGGACAGTGGTTGGACCTCTTCGAGAGCCTCGGACTCGCGGAACGACTCGGACGCGAACCCAGAGTGGTCGGCGATACCGCCTTCTACGGACTCGACCACGTCCCGAAGTCGCGGCGCGACGACCTGACGTACGACTTCGACCCGAGCGACGCCGAACACGCCGCCCTCGTCGCGCACGGACTGTTCACCCCGTTCGCGCACGCGAACTGGGAGACGGAGACGTTCCTCTCCGCGTCGAACGTCGCGTTCGATGCCGTCTTGCTGGGCGACAACCACGCGCCGGGCACAGAGGAGGTAAACGACGCATGGGTCACCTACTGCGGGTCCACGGAACGCGCGAGTGCGAGCGAGGAACCCGGACGCGGGTACAACATCGTCTCGTTCGACGGCGAGGTGGACATCCGCCGGAAGTCGCTCGACACCCGCCCGTTCCGCTTCGTCTCGGTCGAACTCAAGGACGGAGAGGGCGTCGAACGCGTCCGCGAACAGGTCCGCCAACACGACCTGACGGACGCCGTCGTCGTCGTCGAGGTGACGGGCGAGGGCGACCCGGTCACGCCCGCCTCGATAGAGGAGTTCGCCACCGACCGCGGCGCACTCATCGCGCGCGTGACCGACCGGCGCGAACTGGAGACGGAGTCGTCCGCGGACGTCTCCTTTGCGGACCCCGACGACGCCGTCCGAGAGCGAGTGTCCGACCTCGGCCTCTCGACTGCCGCCCTCGACGTGGACGAGACGATTCGCGCGAGCAAGACGCCCGACTCGAAGGTGCGACAGGAGGTGAAGACGCGCGTCTCCGCCCTCGTCGACGACGGCGACCTGTCGGCGTTCCGGGCGGCGGAGGCGGACGACGCCGGCCCGACGGCGAACGAAACCGACGGGGGGACGACCGAGGCGACGGACGCCGAATCGACCGCCGAGGAAGGTGACGCCGTCGCCGACGCGACGACCACGCCGACGGCGGACTCCGCGAACGGAAGTACCGCGGTGACGACGGAGGCCACCGCCGCCGAGGCGGACGAGAACGCGGATCCCGACGGGGACACAGAGGACGGCCCGGCCCCGGACGCGGCCCCCGACGCGGAGACGAACGGCCAGTTCACCATGGAGGATTTCTAG
- a CDS encoding DNA-directed DNA polymerase encodes MKQAGLTDDFGGGDGDADGGDARPDEEAAWVAGETGQHVSEVIDAEDIKFPDADGTVELAVTQVDYTVEGSGRTEYPVVHLFGRAPDNETKHVRVLGFEPYFYAPTETLSDEKLDKSVITRTEDGYESIRGEELTKICTRTPRDVGQIRDEFEHFEADILFPNRLLIDKDIQSGVRVPARELDDGTLQVPHDEVRPADVDADLRVNTFDIEVDDRSGFPEEGEEPIVCLTSHDNYRDEYIAWLYNAPEAGDGVEAPTDLGDYEPLQSDTDVEIRAYDREDEMLHEFVEYIEETDPDVLTGWNFEDFDMPYFLDRMERVDPTSDYDLDPDRLSRLGEVWRSGWGGPDVKGRVVFDLLYAYKRTQFTELESYRLDAVGELELDVGKERYSGSIGDLWEQEPRRLLEYNVRDVELCVEIDRKQDVVAFWDEVRTFVGCKLEDAPTPGDTVDIYVLHKVHGEFALPSKGQQESEEYEGGAVFDPITGVKENVTVLDLKSLYPMCMVTINASPETKVDPETYDGETFHAPNGTHFRTEPDGIIREMVDELLTEREEKKRLRNDHDPDSPAYEQFDRQQAAVKVIMNSLYGVLGWDRFRLYDKEMGAAVTATGREVINFTDEKASEMGHSVAYGDTDSVMLELGPGVSKEEAIEQSFEIEERINDAYDEFAREELDAEEHRFQIEFEKLYRRFFQAGKKKRYAGHIVWKEGKDVDDIDITGFEYKRSDIAPVTKEVQKRVIEMIVYGEDDGVIKDYVHDVIADFEKGNLPLDEIGIPGGIGKRLEAYETATAQVRGAQYANLLLGTNFDRGSKPKRLYLRKVHPSFFRRMEAEEGFDPQRDDLYKAFKRDPDVICFEYEDQVPEAFEVDWDKMLDKTLKGPIARIIEALGMSWDEVKSGQEQTGLGSFT; translated from the coding sequence ATGAAACAGGCAGGGCTCACGGACGACTTCGGCGGGGGTGACGGCGACGCCGACGGCGGCGACGCGCGCCCCGACGAGGAGGCCGCGTGGGTCGCGGGGGAGACGGGACAACACGTCTCCGAGGTCATCGACGCGGAAGACATCAAGTTCCCCGACGCGGATGGGACGGTCGAACTCGCCGTGACGCAGGTGGACTACACGGTCGAGGGGTCCGGGCGCACCGAGTACCCCGTCGTCCACCTGTTCGGTCGCGCGCCGGACAACGAGACGAAACACGTCCGCGTCCTCGGCTTCGAACCGTACTTCTACGCGCCGACCGAGACGCTCTCCGACGAGAAACTCGACAAGAGCGTCATCACGCGGACCGAGGACGGCTACGAGAGCATCCGCGGCGAGGAACTCACGAAGATATGCACCCGGACGCCGCGGGACGTGGGGCAGATTCGCGACGAGTTCGAGCATTTCGAGGCGGACATCCTCTTTCCGAACCGACTCCTCATCGACAAGGACATCCAAAGCGGCGTGCGCGTCCCCGCCCGAGAACTCGACGACGGGACGCTGCAGGTTCCGCACGACGAGGTGCGACCGGCGGACGTCGACGCCGACCTCAGGGTGAACACGTTCGACATCGAGGTGGACGACCGGTCGGGGTTCCCAGAGGAGGGCGAAGAACCCATCGTCTGTCTCACCTCCCACGACAACTACCGCGACGAGTACATCGCGTGGTTGTACAACGCGCCGGAGGCGGGCGACGGCGTCGAAGCCCCGACCGACCTCGGCGACTACGAACCCCTCCAGTCGGACACCGACGTGGAGATACGCGCGTACGACCGCGAGGACGAGATGCTCCACGAGTTCGTCGAGTACATAGAGGAGACGGACCCGGACGTGCTGACGGGGTGGAACTTCGAGGACTTCGACATGCCGTACTTCCTCGACCGGATGGAGCGGGTAGACCCCACCTCCGACTACGACTTGGACCCCGACAGACTCTCTCGCCTCGGCGAGGTGTGGCGAAGCGGATGGGGCGGCCCGGACGTGAAGGGCCGCGTCGTGTTCGACCTGTTGTACGCCTACAAGCGCACGCAGTTCACCGAACTGGAGTCGTACCGACTCGACGCGGTGGGCGAACTCGAACTCGACGTGGGCAAAGAGCGCTACTCCGGCAGCATCGGCGACCTGTGGGAACAGGAGCCTCGGCGACTGCTCGAATACAACGTCCGCGACGTGGAACTCTGCGTCGAGATAGACCGCAAACAGGACGTCGTCGCCTTCTGGGACGAAGTCCGGACGTTCGTCGGATGTAAACTCGAAGACGCGCCGACGCCGGGCGACACCGTCGACATCTACGTCCTGCACAAGGTCCACGGCGAGTTCGCCCTCCCCTCGAAGGGCCAACAGGAGTCAGAAGAGTACGAGGGCGGGGCCGTCTTCGACCCCATCACGGGCGTCAAAGAGAACGTCACCGTCCTCGACTTGAAGTCGCTGTACCCGATGTGCATGGTGACCATCAACGCCTCGCCGGAGACGAAGGTGGACCCCGAGACGTACGACGGCGAGACGTTCCACGCGCCCAACGGGACGCACTTCCGGACCGAACCCGACGGCATCATCCGGGAGATGGTGGACGAACTCCTCACGGAACGCGAGGAGAAGAAACGCCTCCGCAACGACCACGACCCGGACTCCCCGGCGTACGAACAGTTCGACCGACAACAGGCCGCGGTGAAGGTCATCATGAACTCGCTGTACGGCGTCCTCGGGTGGGACCGGTTCCGCCTCTACGACAAGGAGATGGGCGCGGCGGTGACCGCCACCGGGCGGGAGGTCATAAACTTCACAGACGAGAAGGCCAGCGAGATGGGCCACTCCGTGGCGTATGGAGATACTGATTCAGTTATGCTCGAACTCGGACCGGGCGTCTCGAAGGAGGAAGCCATCGAACAGTCCTTCGAGATAGAAGAGCGAATCAACGACGCCTACGACGAGTTCGCACGGGAGGAACTCGACGCCGAGGAGCACCGGTTCCAGATAGAGTTCGAGAAGCTCTACCGGCGATTCTTCCAGGCGGGCAAAAAGAAGCGGTACGCGGGCCACATCGTCTGGAAGGAGGGCAAAGACGTAGACGACATCGACATCACCGGCTTCGAGTACAAGCGCTCGGACATCGCGCCCGTCACGAAGGAAGTGCAAAAGCGCGTCATCGAGATGATCGTCTACGGCGAGGACGACGGCGTGATCAAAGACTACGTCCACGACGTCATCGCCGACTTCGAGAAGGGGAACCTACCGCTCGACGAAATCGGCATCCCCGGCGGCATCGGTAAGCGCCTCGAAGCCTACGAGACCGCGACGGCCCAGGTTCGCGGCGCGCAGTACGCGAACCTGCTTCTCGGGACGAATTTCGACCGCGGGTCGAAGCCGAAGCGCCTCTACCTCCGGAAGGTCCACCCCTCTTTCTTCCGGCGGATGGAGGCAGAAGAGGGGTTCGACCCGCAGAGAGACGACCTGTACAAGGCGTTCAAGCGCGACCCGGACGTCATCTGCTTCGAGTACGAAGACCAGGTTCCGGAGGCCTTCGAGGTGGACTGGGACAAGATGCTCGACAAGACGCTGAAGGGCCCCATCGCGCGAATCATCGAAGCGCTCGGGATGTCGTGGGACGAAGTGAAATCCGGACAGGAACAGACCGGACTCGGGAGTTTCACGTGA
- the sufB gene encoding Fe-S cluster assembly protein SufB, whose amino-acid sequence MSSDQDHLKDTDTEARFEFKKEQSSSFQAEKGLTEETIRVISEDKDEPEWMLQRRLRALKHFQEMPMPTDWPGQPDLSEVDVNEIIPYIRPDVETRGSVDDWTELPDEIKDTFDKLGIPEAEKNALSGVGAQYESEVVYQNMQERWQDKGVVFMNMDQAVQEHEDIVKEYFMTKCVPPSDNKFAALHGAIWSGGSFVYVPEDTTVDMPVQAYFRMNSEGMGQFEHTLIVAEEGSEVHYIEGCSAPKYSAFNLHSGGVEVFVGEDAHVQYSTVQNWSKNTYNLNTKRAIVEKNGRMEWISGSMGSKATMLYPATILKGRGASDNHITIAFAGEGQNIDTGAKVYHNAPETKSTIESKSISKDGGRTNYRGLVHISQGARDSSTAVECDALMFDNESTSDTMPYMEINESTVDVAHEATVGKIGDEDVFYLQSRGLDDDDAKQMIVSGFIEPITEELPIEYAVELNRLVELEMEGSLG is encoded by the coding sequence ATGAGTTCCGATCAAGATCACCTCAAAGACACAGACACGGAGGCTCGATTCGAGTTCAAGAAGGAGCAGAGTTCCTCCTTCCAAGCCGAAAAGGGTCTCACGGAGGAGACCATCCGGGTCATCTCCGAGGACAAAGACGAACCCGAGTGGATGCTCCAGCGACGCCTCCGCGCGCTGAAGCATTTCCAGGAGATGCCGATGCCGACGGACTGGCCCGGCCAGCCCGACCTCTCGGAAGTCGACGTCAACGAAATAATCCCGTATATCCGGCCGGACGTCGAGACGCGCGGCAGCGTCGACGACTGGACGGAACTGCCAGACGAGATAAAGGACACCTTCGACAAACTGGGCATCCCGGAAGCCGAGAAGAACGCCCTCTCGGGCGTCGGCGCTCAGTACGAGTCCGAAGTCGTCTACCAGAACATGCAGGAGCGCTGGCAGGACAAGGGCGTCGTCTTCATGAACATGGACCAAGCGGTCCAAGAGCACGAAGACATCGTCAAGGAGTACTTCATGACGAAGTGCGTCCCCCCGAGCGACAACAAGTTCGCGGCGCTTCACGGCGCAATCTGGTCCGGCGGGTCGTTCGTCTACGTCCCGGAAGACACGACGGTCGACATGCCGGTTCAGGCGTACTTCCGCATGAACTCCGAAGGGATGGGCCAGTTCGAGCACACCCTCATCGTCGCAGAAGAGGGTTCGGAGGTCCACTACATCGAAGGCTGTTCCGCGCCGAAGTACTCGGCGTTCAACCTCCACTCCGGCGGCGTCGAAGTGTTCGTCGGCGAGGACGCTCACGTCCAGTACTCGACCGTGCAGAACTGGTCGAAGAACACGTACAACCTCAACACGAAGCGCGCAATCGTCGAGAAGAACGGCCGCATGGAGTGGATTTCGGGCTCGATGGGCTCGAAGGCAACCATGCTCTACCCCGCGACGATACTGAAGGGTCGCGGCGCGTCGGACAACCACATCACCATCGCCTTCGCTGGCGAGGGCCAAAACATCGACACCGGCGCGAAGGTGTACCACAACGCCCCCGAGACGAAGTCGACGATCGAGTCGAAGTCCATCTCGAAGGACGGCGGCCGCACGAACTACCGCGGCCTCGTCCACATCTCGCAGGGCGCGCGCGACTCCTCGACCGCGGTCGAGTGTGACGCGCTGATGTTCGACAACGAGTCCACGTCGGACACGATGCCGTACATGGAGATAAACGAGTCCACCGTCGACGTCGCCCACGAGGCGACCGTCGGCAAAATCGGCGACGAGGACGTGTTCTACCTCCAGTCGCGCGGACTCGACGACGACGACGCAAAGCAGATGATCGTCTCGGGCTTCATCGAGCCCATCACGGAGGAACTGCCCATCGAGTACGCGGTCGAACTCAACCGCTTGGTCGAACTGGAGATGGAGGGTAGTCTCGGATAA
- a CDS encoding creatininase family protein: MAEQRRLDQMRHPEVEAYLDSAETPTALIPLGTTEQHGKHLAMGTDAYIPTEICERIAADVDALVGPPMNYGASDMHAGYRGITYLNYRTLATVVRDVAYSLVESGFTDVVFVSGHLTNDYAAKVGANWASHDLSDDAYVYAFPYWDALSGDDMEEYLSFDAGWHANVGETAAVMAIDEGLVDLDEVEVDDPDMPDDIENPAALLDPLLIGKGSFYRVSESGVWGDPSDATAERGEDYFETITHAVAELINEFQDIRADVYKR, encoded by the coding sequence ATGGCGGAGCAACGGAGACTCGACCAGATGCGTCACCCCGAAGTGGAAGCGTACTTAGACAGCGCCGAGACGCCGACGGCGCTGATTCCGCTCGGGACGACCGAACAGCACGGCAAACACCTCGCGATGGGAACCGACGCGTACATCCCGACCGAAATCTGCGAGCGAATCGCGGCGGACGTCGACGCACTCGTCGGCCCGCCGATGAACTACGGCGCGTCCGACATGCATGCGGGCTATCGAGGGATCACGTACCTCAACTACCGAACGCTGGCGACCGTCGTCCGCGACGTCGCCTACTCGCTGGTCGAGAGCGGGTTCACGGACGTCGTGTTCGTCTCCGGACACCTGACTAACGACTACGCGGCGAAAGTCGGAGCTAATTGGGCTTCTCACGACCTATCGGACGATGCGTACGTCTACGCGTTCCCGTACTGGGACGCACTGAGCGGCGACGACATGGAGGAGTACCTCTCTTTCGACGCCGGGTGGCACGCGAACGTCGGCGAGACTGCCGCGGTCATGGCCATCGACGAGGGACTCGTCGACTTGGACGAGGTCGAGGTCGACGACCCGGATATGCCCGACGACATCGAGAACCCGGCCGCGCTTCTCGATCCGTTGTTGATCGGGAAGGGGTCGTTCTACCGCGTGAGCGAATCCGGCGTCTGGGGTGACCCGAGCGATGCCACCGCAGAACGCGGCGAAGACTACTTCGAGACGATTACCCACGCCGTCGCCGAACTCATAAACGAGTTCCAAGATATCCGAGCGGACGTCTACAAGCGGTAG